In one window of Erwinia tasmaniensis Et1/99 DNA:
- a CDS encoding sugar phosphorylase has product MNIINRLIGEIYGSTFPSGHLQRLHALIAAARTGIHPPRKAHWDEKDVVLITYADQVREDNTPTLTTFSCFYRQYLQASFNLVHLLPFFPSSSDDGFAVIDYHQVNPPYGGWQEIADLHQHTRLMFDFVCNHMSAHSSWFSHYLAQDVGWDDFFISQPPTADLSAVTRPRTSPLLTPFVLADGKTRFIWTTFSADQVDLNYANPDVLLNMVRVLLDYLQRGADYLRLDAVGYMWKTPGTSCIHLEKTHLLVKLFRAIIDKVAAGAVLLTETNVPHRDNIRYFGNGRDEAQMVYQFPLPPLVLHAIHRGSSRALRHWASSLDGGGGSTTFFNFLASHDGIGLNPLRGILPEGEIIALAQDLAQEGAQISWKTDTDGTSSPYEINVTYLDALNKQQDSDDTRLQRFLLAHGLLLAFPGVPAVYVQSILGSRNDIEGMKVTGQNRAINRQKYALCDIRRALATTGSLRQRIYTALSQLIQVRKGQPAFHPDNPMRLVDSDDTLLVMQRQAKDPQDTLWCVFNVSASTVSYRLPEPRDYHDAIGGEKIDGKQDMALGAWQFRWLRA; this is encoded by the coding sequence ATGAATATTATCAATAGATTAATCGGCGAGATTTACGGTTCCACCTTCCCGTCAGGACACCTGCAACGGCTGCACGCCCTGATTGCCGCTGCCCGCACGGGGATTCACCCGCCGCGCAAAGCGCACTGGGATGAAAAGGACGTGGTGCTCATCACCTACGCGGATCAGGTTCGTGAAGATAACACCCCCACCCTGACCACCTTCTCGTGCTTCTACCGGCAGTATTTGCAGGCCAGCTTTAACCTCGTCCATCTGCTGCCCTTTTTCCCCTCGTCGTCAGACGATGGCTTTGCGGTGATTGACTATCACCAGGTGAACCCGCCCTACGGCGGCTGGCAGGAGATCGCCGACCTGCATCAGCACACGCGCCTGATGTTTGACTTCGTCTGCAACCATATGTCCGCACACAGTTCCTGGTTTAGCCACTATCTGGCGCAGGATGTCGGCTGGGATGATTTTTTTATCAGCCAGCCACCCACCGCTGATTTATCTGCGGTGACCCGGCCACGCACCTCACCTTTGCTCACGCCGTTTGTGCTGGCAGACGGAAAGACGCGCTTTATCTGGACCACCTTCAGCGCCGACCAGGTCGATCTGAATTATGCCAATCCCGACGTACTGCTCAATATGGTCAGGGTGTTGCTGGATTATTTGCAGCGGGGAGCAGATTATCTGCGGCTGGATGCGGTGGGCTATATGTGGAAGACACCGGGAACGTCGTGCATCCATTTGGAGAAAACTCATCTGCTGGTGAAGCTGTTCCGCGCCATCATCGATAAGGTGGCCGCAGGCGCGGTGTTATTGACCGAAACGAACGTGCCGCATCGTGACAATATCCGCTATTTCGGCAACGGCCGCGACGAGGCGCAGATGGTCTATCAGTTTCCGTTGCCGCCGCTGGTGCTGCACGCCATCCACCGGGGATCGTCACGCGCACTGCGCCATTGGGCTTCCTCACTTGACGGCGGCGGCGGTAGCACCACCTTCTTTAATTTTCTTGCTTCTCATGACGGTATCGGCCTGAATCCTCTGCGCGGCATTTTACCTGAAGGCGAAATCATTGCCCTGGCGCAAGATCTGGCGCAAGAGGGAGCGCAGATCTCCTGGAAAACGGATACTGACGGCACCTCCAGCCCCTACGAAATTAACGTCACCTATCTGGACGCGCTGAATAAACAACAGGATAGCGATGATACCCGCCTGCAACGTTTTCTGCTGGCTCACGGGCTGCTGCTGGCTTTTCCTGGCGTGCCGGCGGTCTACGTGCAGAGTATTCTCGGCTCGCGCAATGATATCGAGGGCATGAAGGTGACAGGACAAAACCGGGCGATCAACCGTCAAAAATATGCGCTGTGCGATATCCGCCGGGCGCTGGCGACAACGGGCTCGTTACGCCAGCGGATCTATACCGCGCTCAGCCAGCTGATTCAGGTGCGTAAGGGTCAGCCTGCCTTCCACCCGGACAATCCCATGCGACTTGTCGACAGCGATGACACGCTGTTGGTAATGCAAAGGCAGGCGAAAGACCCACAGGATACGCTGTGGTGCGTGTTCAATGTGAGCGCCAGCACGGTCAGCTACCGTCTGCCTGAACCGCGCGACTACCACGATGCGATCGGCGGCGAAAAAATCGATGGTAAGCAGGATATGGCGCTGGGCGCATGGCAGTTTCGCTGGCTCAGGGCCTGA